Genomic DNA from Bemisia tabaci chromosome 2, PGI_BMITA_v3:
AATTATTATGGACGATACAGAGGCGTGCGCAGCGATATattacaaaaacaaaattcttACTTTGCGCACATTTAGtatgaaaaagaacaaaatttaaaacattttaaaatattttgaaacccGCAGAAGCTTCACAGCCTAAATAATATGCGGCGTATTGAAAATTCTATTTCCCGTATCAACGTGTCCTGATCCACGATATTTGTTTGCGGAAATGCGGAGGCTTACTATGGTCACATCTAAATGACCCAATTCCATAGAGAGATACGCTCTTCTTCCGTTCTTGTCAAAAACGGCGTCTTCCTGGATAACACCCGCGACGACCACTATCCTCGCCGATCTATTTTTTTCGCGGATGGCCTTTACATATTCAGCGATGGTTCCGCCGGAATTGATCACGGCATCGGCAACGATAATCGTTGATTGATCCCCCAAAATACGATCCTGACAATCCGCCACCCTCCAGGAAAGATGGAACGTCGCTCTCGGCATCGTTTCCCACACCCCTATAGCCACGGGCAACCCTGCCCGCATCACCGCGATGATGGTCGTGGACTTTTCGGACATCCTGTATCCATCGGTCATATTACCTTGGACGTGCGGGATTTCGTATTTTTCGAGACCGATGAATTTAGTGAGATGGTGGGTACCCAAGTACCCACCGATTCGACTGAATTCGTTGTATAGAGCTTTCCCGGAAAATCTTTTGTCTCTGGTGGGAGTCATGAGAAATTTGGCAGGCATTTCGTCAGCTATGATCACCCGAACACGGCGGCAAAACCATACCTCTAAGGACTCGTCCAGATTGATTATAGGCAAAGGAGAGCAATCAAGTGGAGTCTCGGTTCCCAGCAGAAGCTGACCGATTTTTGAAAAGCAACCATCGTCATTGTCGAGAGCTTTTTGCAGttcgaatttcatttttttactgcGCACGTCTTCGGGCCCGACGACCACTATTGCGTTGTTCGCTTCTTTCAGTAGTCCCAGGTCTAACGGACTGTCTCCAAACGATACCAcgaacaaatttttcttccttAAATGTTGTACTAAAGAAGTTTTAACATCTTTACTAACTACGTACCCATCTTTCAGACGATTTCCCGCGATGACCTGAATACCAGCTAAGCCCTGACTTTGTAGGACTAGCTCCCAGATTCTGCGGTTACCCGCAGTAATTACAATTACACATGTGTGGTTTTGTGAACTCGCGCGTTTTATCACATCCACCAATTCCTGGTGCATCTTAACTTTTTTAGCAGATTCTCTGCATGCCTTTTCGTAGTTTACATCTTCCGCGGCCTCCTCGTACAAGAGGCATATCTGGCGGAAAGCCTTGTATGAATATTCCACCTGCGTCGGTCCGCTGATCGTGAGGGCTTCCGAGACTGGGCTGACCCCCGCGGGTGTCTCTGCCCAAAACATTTCGCTCGCATCCATCGGCGCGAGGGTTTTATCCCCGTCGAAGACGAAAACAGTCTCGACTGAATCGCAGAGAGCCGCGTCCAACATTTTTTTGGCCCTCTCGAGGTTGACCGCTTCGTTGTGCTCGGCGAAATCCCGCACCAGAGCGAGCACCTCTTGCAGGGGCTCCGGTGATTTTACCGCTTTGAGGAGAATGCCATTCTCGCGACAAATTTTCCGGAGCAGCGTCAATTCTTCGGTCTGCCATTGCTGAAGACATTCGATGGAAAGGTGCTCGCGGTTTCGGCGCAGATCATTTTTGCGTCGTTCAAAAATAGTGCTTATGTCTGGACACAAATAAATTATGTGCGTGTAGACTTCTAGATCTTTATCTGTGTAGACTGGAAAactttttttgtcctcctttgAGAAAAAACTTGCATGGCCATCTACAATGCCTATTTTTTCTTcggtttcacattttttttggattctGCTGATACACTCGCATCGGATAACATGTTTTTCTTGGTCATCTTTGTTCTTGAATGCCTCAATTGGCAGAATCTGGGCAATCACCCCAGAACCTTCAAAAAATACAAAGATGTCATCTAAATGATGCCGAAGATGCCGAATGATGGTTGTTTTGCCACTGCCTTGTATGCCGTATACACCAATAACTGTTGGTTTACCATTTTTGTTTGATGGCTCActcatattttatgaaatttccgAGATCTTTTCTATACAATCGGGGTGAACTAGAACACAGTGTTCACAGGCCTTTCACGTGCGAATTTCCATTGAAAAGATTACCGCGAAAAGACCAAGGTGGAATCTCAGCCACGGCCACACCATGTAACTGCAAcaaacagtttaaaaaaattctcagtattTCTCATAAATGTATGCTCTAAATTTTAACGAGGTGGGCAAAAGTACATTAGCCATCATTTAGCACACAAAAAAGGATGAAAGCATTCGGAGTGATATTGACTTCACGAATTAAGTCAACTAAGTGAACAATTAGGTCGCGCCTGGATCGTTGAATAGTTATCGAATGTCCTTGATCgataaatggatgtatttcttccaaacagaactatgtgcattaagacatgagccctgagacccataagaatatatgcctgccagggctcacgtcataatgcacatagttccgtttggcagaaatacgtccaattatccaAATATGCAAATTGGCCCCTAAATTGGGCAGAATTTTCGAAATATCGACGGCATAATAGACTGTTAGTAATAGTACGCGGGTTACGATCGAATAATGGCCAAAACCCCGCACTTTTTGATTGCAAATAGCCTCTTTCATGGATCATTCTTATCGTCGCAAGAAGCTCTTTTAGAAGGGGAAGCACTCAGGGGTCCGCGCAGGAACCAAGCGTTTTTCCGGCGCGCTTTATCTCGGAAACTACGTGTCGAAATCCAATCAAAAAGTACTTGTCCAATCAAAAAGTGCGGGGTTTTGGACATTATTCGATCGTACCCCGCGTACTATTACTAACAATCCATTAGGCCgtcgatattttgaaaattctgccCAACCTAGGGGCCAATTTGCAGCAGGGCAAAGTGTtagtaaaatatcgatttttaggTTCGATATTTGTGAATATCGATATTACGGAGCTCCATATCGTCACCtgccgggcaaagtatcacaagcgccatgcgacgtttcaaaaattccgccgccgttttatttttttacagagaaattgttcaacaaagctgtccgaaaatttcaatgaattttctttgcgatgccgataaaattcagtgaaattttcaaacagattcaaccaacaatttctctgtaataaaataaaatggcggcggaaattttgaagcgtcgcatggcgcttgtgatactttgcccggaaggtgacgatataaatCGGGATcgatttatttttagaaaaactcgTTTTATCGGATATCGATACCAACCGTATAAATTTATAGAGTGCAACGTGTCTAGCGGCGGAGGTGAAGGGTCGCGGCGCAGGCGACTGTGAAGTTCTCCGACCTACGTCACCCTGGTACAAGGATTCCGAGGCGGAGAAGTGGGGAGTTGGCGGTCACCTATATGTCTTTTCGCACCACGGATCGAGTCTCGTGGCTCGCCGCACTGATTACACCGATAAAACGGTTGCACAACGTATCACAATGGTATACAATACAAAGCCTTAATAATGAACTTCGCACAACATGAATCGTTTAACTTCCGAgcccgaaaaattgaaaatatcggAATCTTTATACTTTTCGTAAGACTCAATATCCAAGCTAATAGCTGCACATAACGACACTCGGAACAATATCAaacttttttgagattttttcgcTTCGTGTCAAGCTCAAAGTTCTAGTAGGAACTTTTTCGGCCAGACAGCGCGCTATCTGTTTCTTAAGCAGACGGGATCTGGCGGGAGATTCGGATTGCGTCACAGTAAAGTCACTTCACACTCTTGTCTTATTTTCTTGAGGAAAACTAACGAACAGCTTCTTTTGAAATGTATTGTAAGCTCATTgaaagggcttggaggacaaagcgcatacgtgcagtttcgggaaaaattgagatatttatgaACTCAACTACAACTAGTTTGAATGTATATTCTGTTACACATTCACAACTAagatccaactttaaagcataaAAAAGTGAGTCTAAACCTCTTTCCTGCCATTAGGctctatgtaattttgaaactttgaacacttattccttgaaaaataaaaaactgcacttaagcgccttgtcctctgaGCCCCTCGTTGTAccttttctcatttaaatataTTCACGGATTTCAACGACAAGCTACCTATTCTGATTTGGTTGgttttgaaaacataaaaatgtaatcaaagatttaaattgcaattgaaatacatatttttcgatGGTGGCAATGAATGTTTAAGACGGACCTGAATAAAAAGCGAAAGAATCGGACGGTTTCCGAAGCAAGCCATTCGTGTACAATGTCCATGTGCGAAGATGACCAAACGTTCGTATCTTCCTATTTTAATACGCGcttgattcgccttcaattgatttTATAGGCAACCCTAAGTACCTGATCCTCAATAACTCTATTCAAATGAGAAGGGTCGTccataaatgaatcagtgagttcgaaaacacaccaactcgggttttttttcgattttcacttttttacggtttagtataacacttatggatagaggCATCTGcaagcaaaaggaaatttcgaaattgctatcggaagtgctcgaaacagcgacgggaaaagggaaaaatcgcagtatttcattggaaataccaatgtttggccatttcaagggaaacgggtgaccatccgattttgcggttttcttttttcggttcagtttacctagtaccaacaagttatataaatattcaagcgttattcaggtcgaaagatataaatttttcagggcagaatatgaaaaatcagtatatctgaaagtcggtgagaacgaaaacacaccaactcggaaatttttgaacgcttaattctctgtcataaaacatggtgtatcgatttcgacttggtgctttacaaagtctctaagtacttgtcctttggcaccaaaaaggtttttcttaaactaacttcttcgcccgctgcgcagctTTAGGTGTttcatgaacaatttttttttccgagttggtgttttttcgaactcactgattcaaattacATACCGCtccagggggggaggggtcttTGCCAGCGATACCGTGACATTACAGGGAGTTGGAAGGCATTACGTAACGAgtataagttatttttttgtcgAGTTCCCGAAGAATTTTTCATCGGTCGTATTTAGAAGTTTTGAAGAATCTCGGAAATATTCTGTGTAATACTTTCACTTCCTCACTAAATGGAAGCACCGATCCGTTCAGTAAATGTAAGGTGATgtttagattattttttatcaaaatggggggggggggaggtccgGAAAagctttacgtaatttttagggaGGTCTAGCACAACGTTACGGAACGTTACGTAATTTGCGGACGGCCGCTTACAAATATATCGCAACTGCATGCTTAGAGGAATCTCCCCTGAAATTGCGAAGAGGGCTATGGCAATATTGTTTCAGTATTGAAAGTTATGTTTCTAGGAATATTACCACAACATTGCAAATATGACAATGGAAGATGGTTCATTTATCATAGAacattcctttgaaaatgcaTATGCAtgtttgacccccccccccccaaataggGGAGAAGGGATAGGGAGAGAGCGAAGAGAGAGAGCCAACCAACACCGGTCGCCTTATAAGTCGCCTTAGATATGCTTCAGGATCGAGATTTTCTACGaaggtcaaaaaaaaaagtaccaatCGAATGTAAGATCaaaaaggaacattttaaaaatcaatattttaaggcACTCTACCGTAACGGAAAATATGGTTAGTTAACAATACACCGCCACaataaattattgaattttacaTATTAGGATCCACAGTTTCTGGGTCATCCGTAAAAATACTAGaatgcataggggaactaatgatgcatacgttgtttctgaactgaatCAGGGATTTTTGTTCTCAATTAATTACAACATGTAGTTCAATTTTTACCTTAATGATCTTTGACCCGATGCCCCCCTCTCCTTTGTAAGGCCCTTTGAGAAATGGataacattttgtaattagaaaCTATAAgttttggctcatccgtaaaaacacttacgttaCGTCACACTTACGAGAAGTAATGGTATATACTTCATTtctatatgaaaaaaaaaaaacactaagaagtggcccgaactatttgtaacaaggtggagaaatgatgctgggtccacaccatttcgcggggaaaacaaagccaagaaattccagaCATTTCTAAACGGAGGCAAAAATTGTAGATCTTAATTAGGTACATAATGTGGTCCAAGTATCGTTACAAAACTGAAGATCCGTAACTGCAAGTCATGATTTgcctttataatttttaaaaactcgaaaaaatcgaaactgTAGGTGCCACTCTTCCACATGGAAAAATGCGTCATGAAAAAACCAATGCTGAATATGCGCTGAGTAATTATAAGTAtaggaatatttttaaagtacttTATCAGGACAATGAAAGCGAAATTCTCAAACGCTTCCAAATATATGGTTAAGAAAAACTTCGATTTTCGATTTGTATTTCGGAGTTATTACATAACTGACGTTGTCCCTCTCTCTTTTCTGAAAACATACCGAGGGCGGCTATGTCGGGCTCTTAAGGTGGATCTTTAGTTTTTGCGCAATGCATTCCGAGTACGGTCGATATATATTTCAGATTTTAACCGTTAtgtggcttattttagaaaatgtAAATTCCACTCTGTAGATCCATCACGAAGAAATTTTGGCGCCGAAAGTctcaaaaaaaagttgaaagaacTGTTTCAAATTGGCTATCGATATTGATACCTACCTACATTGAAATTGGTTGCAAAAATAATGGAAGCAGTACCATTAATTTTGAGAGtttggaagatgattttcgATACTGGCATTCCTCAATGACTTATCTACAGAcggaaatttcgattttccaaaataattcaccaaaattgtttaaatttgaaatatataCCGATCGTgcccagaatgcattgcgcaaaagctgaGGATTCACctaaattgtcgaaattttttttctcctgcgGCCCTTGCTCCTCTTGGCagtacctcccccccccttttttttatgttACGTTACGTACTCCTTAAACGTTCTATCTTCATAATAAGAAAAGATATCGAttgtcaaagtgcgaaaccgcgtatcttcgTTTATGGCGATATcaaacttcttgtcatactttatttttacttcgGAAAACAAATCGAagtaaattctcaaaaaatctGCTTGAGTTTTCTTTCCTGAGGGCAGGATATTCCGCGTAAAATTCAAGTCACTAATTTGCTTTTTCCTCTTCGAAATAATACAATGAGAGCGAATatgttgaaacatcgcaatggagggACGTGGTTCTGCACTTCGGCCATCGCTGTGACATATTTATCCAcattgccatgctaaggaagaacgccgtatgaacattcaagagttgcccaatttccttcgataaaatgtttatttttgatgcaagttatgaatatttttccttgaaattttcgggaactttaggtgaaacagcgaacaaaattatctgaaaaattggaagaaaaatattcataaatttaccgagggattcttgttttatcaaaggaaatttggcaacgcctgaaggtttatacggcgttttaccttagcacggcagcacaggaaCTTCGTAAgatgataaaaatattgatttaccGGAAGACGAGTATATAGAAAAGACTTGAAGCCAACGGGATGAATCCGGGGTGGATTACTTCAGCACCTaaatcacaagaaaaaattgcagtCCTTGTGACTCCAATTTTACCAATTGGTATCCAGGCACACACTTTTGAAAATATAGGAGAGTAATGAGGGGCAAACGATGAAGTACTGAGAACCTACTTGGTTCTTCATGTCTGTCATGTCTCAGGTCGCGGAATTTGATAGCGCAGAGAGCAGGAAGAATTTTCTCCAAGGAATGGTGTCATTTCCTATCTACTTCAAAGTTGCCAGGTTATGCCATTAAATGTGAATGTATTACATGGGTTTAATTGAGGAAATCTACTGATTTTCAGCACAGTCTGGCTGATTCGAACACACCCGGTGAGAATCTCACTGTCCGTGTTGTCAATGTATTGCATGAGGAATATTTTCACAAATCAGCGCACCAATGATGAAAATATAACTAACTACTTTATATGTATATGTAACTTATTTAATTTTGGTCATGTAACTTATTTCATTTATGTTTATGTAACTTATTTAATTTCTGTTAATAAATAACCTGTATACGTTTCATGATTAAAATGTACCTACTGGTAAGACCTTTATCCTATCATTAAACTGATCCCTAGTATATAAAgccaaaaacttaaaaagaaacTGGAGGAATTGCGCTAACCTATTTTCTAACCCCGCCTGTACTTGACGAAATATTTCATTACCTTAAAAGTATTAGTCGTGAGTAAATACTTAATGTGAATAATCTTCGACCGATTGGAGCATACACGGCCACAGTCACGCTTTCAACGCAAAATTCTGGACatttaattatttcatgaaCAAATAGGTATTCCTTTTGGGAACTTTTCTGGCCTTTCAACTTGCATTAGAACGGATCTCgagtaattttgtattttttcatacCTTACTCGTCTGAGAGCTTCCGTTTTCTTCATTTCTGGCAATTTAAAAATTGGCCTGAAATGAAACCTAAAAGTTCTGAGAGTCCATTGTTGCGGCTTTTGCcgattttaaagatttttttcaattctacgAATACAAAATATAATTTGATCGAGAAACCGAAacttaaatgttttaaaaagatCATGACTTTGTCTCCCTGGATTATGGTATCATTTTCCGTGGAAAATACtgaataattttccaaaaatgatgGAATGCATGgatttccaaatatttttaatagcatttgggggctgcgccccctgacCACTTCGTGATTCAACCCCCCTTGCCAAAAAACCAAGACAATATCACCTTCCAGCGACTTGAGCGCGCAGcgtgcagacttgtaaggcgctttTATGCGCGCACCAATCTGTGCACGCAaggcatgaagtatcctgcggtcgtgtaaggcgctactatgcgttaGACGCAATGTGTTCGCCGCGATTTTTCAAAGACAGATCGAGCTATCTGAAATTGTTCCGACGTTACaaaatctttggaaaaaaatcccCCTTTCCCCGAACGCTACGTACTTCATGAACGGCtccttgaaagttgaaaaagaaaTCTTCGATACTTCTTCACAGTCTTCAATTTGTGTTGCCTTCGATTACTTCATACGTTCATTGCTACCACCATGGGTGGTAAGAAACGGCTCAATCTTGACAACTCGTCACCCTCCCACCGCAAAATATCGCAAGcggcatgcgacgtttcaaaatttccgccgacattttatttttttacacagaattttttcaacgaagctgttcgaaaatatcactgaattttctttgtgctgtcgataaacttcagtgaaattttcaaatagatccaaccaacaatttctgtgtaaaaaataaagtggaagcggaaattttgaaacgtcgttgagatactttggccggaaggtgacgaactcGCGACAGTGTCGAGGCCGAGGGGTGATATTCTGCTCCATCGCAAGGGTTGATGTAAAGACATGGACCAAACCGTTTTGAGGGTTATGCTCGCGAGGCGAGAAGTGGTTCCAAGGAAAAGCGCGTCACGCACTTTTTCTCTGTAATTAATTcagcagagcttcagaaattgGCCACCAGGGAACTGTTCCGAGTATGACTCCGGCGCGGCGTCAAGCCGAAAAACTAAGTGCGCGTTTTATTGAATCAAAACGCAAAACTTCAGCATGCAGGGGGGCgagcttttaatatttttaatacgCCCGTGTATACGCAGGACGAAGAGGGGTTTGAATTTTtaatccccctcccccacccgaGTAAGAACCTTTTTTTCACCCATCTTAAGTATCAACTCTTGTTTTCTACCACCTTCACCCTCGCAACAGCCAGCCGTCTGCTTGCTATTAATTAGCGATGGTCTTAGACAACCGCGGGTTTGTCTCTGAAGATTTTCTCCAGATTTTTCAGTATTCATACCTCACAGCAGCGAAGGCTTGCCGAACATTTTTCGTCCGAAAAGTCGAATTAAAAAAGTATgagatcaaaaagaaaaaacatcgttTAATTTTGTTGTTGGTTCGTGGCCTCTTCTCTGAGCGAGAAGGTGGGCCGCAGCCAAAAAGGGCTGAGAACCGCTGCCGTAAAAGGACTGTGTTCATTGTCGTGCTCTCATCAATCGTTACTTTATCGGGCCTTCCTTTTGCATGTCTAcgtggaaacattttttgtccgaggagtcaaattaaaaaagtatgtgatcaaaaaagaacaaaacatcGTTTAATTTTGTTGGTGATCCGTGGCCTTTTCTCTATAAGCAAAAAGGTGGTCCGCGGCCAAAAAGGGCTGAGAACCGCTGCCTTAAAGGGACTGCGTGttcattgcactgaaaaaaaaatttcagcgtttttaccaaggtccgttggtacctttaccaactcactttttttaccaattattggtaattttaccaagacagacctgtaagcttacctaaaaaccggtatttttaccgttttttcaggtaagaataccacttttattggtaatcgattcccggtaactttgtcattttatctcggtaattctaccacagtcgataaaaaatattggcgtttttaccaaggtccagtaaaattaccgaaaaagtttaatacttttaccgagatttctcggtaaaattaccaatattataaatggtaactttaccaagaaaaaactgggatcaaatagaacgctgaattcttggtaattttacccttttcttagtaaatacaccgagatttttttttcagtgcaccgtGCTCTCATCAATCGTTACTTCATCGGGCCTCCTTTTTGCATGTCTATGtggcttacactgaaaaaataaaactccggccgtagaggccatacttacgggctatatagacgtaccgtTCGCGTTccaggcgtagcacccggagcaatcgatgctacggctccagcacccgtaacttacggcctctgagtccggaacggacggtatgacacttttttcagtgtatgcatCAGAGACTAAAATAGATAGAGTTGAGTGAGAGGCAGAGGCGACTCTTGAAAGTTGagaacactgtttttcctcttttgaaaCGTACACCGTCAAAATATTCTCTTCGATCAATAAGTGCAGATGGAGACTCAATGTCTCTctcaccttttttttattttttcatttattttttttatttatttattttttaacttttccacaCACGACATTGTATGGTGTCTCCGTAATTCCCAAAGGTCTCCGCCAGCTTCGTGCGGTACCCCATAAAGACGGCTAATTCAAAGCTTTCAAGTCACAAAGATTGATATTCGTGAATGTGGTCACCGTAATCACATACCTCCAGTTTGGGGACTGCGGTTTACACATAAAAGGCACGAAACGGAACTACGCCGAAATTCCTCGCAGAGAGGGCTGAGTGAAGTTTCGGGGGATACGTGCGAATCAAAGCCTTTTTTCCTCTCTGGGCCAAGTTTAGCACCGCATCTACTTGAGCAAAGAGGTTAAATATTTTGCGGGTACAAAAATAAAACCCTCAAAAGCAAATATTTTCGTGGGAGGGTAGCACCTGAATGAAATAAGAGTAAAATCATCGATCCCCTCAGTAAAAAGCGTAagtaaatttcaatgttgccaaattgtccctcgcaaattgaatttatacgaggagaatcttgggaatttttatctgaaaatttcactgatttttcctctgatctcatgcaaaaatcacaaaaattttgaatgaaaattgcaagggtacattcttgtgaaaaattaaattctccCTGAAAAAGATTCTCCCTCGTGGAATatttgaagtagaaaaaaaaataaaacaaaacaaaacaaaaaaacgggCGAACAGGGTTATTTAGTTACACTTCACTGCTGAAGCGACTTCAGCGGGTATGGGCTATACCCAACATTAATTACGATTTTACGGCTACAATACCATACCTTCcacaatagactgatttagcaGCTATGTCATGGTTCAATTGTGAAGAAACACACAACTACCCTGTCTACcctgtttctgattcgcgccttTCGCGCCAATCAAAATTACTCACGTTTAAAGGGcctttaattgatttatgacctgtcaatgactaaattgcaattaattaacacaattaactcacGCAGAATTTGTACATGAAGTTATGTTATTCGTTATGGTTTGAACTACTGAGTTCGATATCatcactaaatcagtctgttGGCAGAGGATGTATACTCCTTGTTAGCTAACTATACGTTCTTTccgcatttaaaaataaagctgaTCAGAGTGCAGAAAATTCCCCGAAGAAGTGAAAGGCTATCGAATGTTTAAGTGTTTAAAGTGTAGATTGCGCAGAAGATAGTAGGTAAAACCAAAGGAGCAGAAGAATGATCTCGCAAAAGAGTTTTTAATTTCCTTTGGGACGGACGATGCGCTGAACCCTCCCCTCTCTGGCGTTTCTGTCCTCATCCCGTGATGAAGAACTCCTGTCAGCTCTTATTGTCGTGCTTATTAATTTCCATGTCGGCGGCTTCAGACCCCCTCTCTTTCCTTCCTAATTTCATCAGTTTCTGGTGATATTAAGCTCCTTGACAAGACtct
This window encodes:
- the LOC109041876 gene encoding uncharacterized protein, coding for MSEPSNKNGKPTVIGVYGIQGSGKTTIIRHLRHHLDDIFVFFEGSGVIAQILPIEAFKNKDDQEKHVIRCECISRIQKKCETEEKIGIVDGHASFFSKEDKKSFPVYTDKDLEVYTHIIYLCPDISTIFERRKNDLRRNREHLSIECLQQWQTEELTLLRKICRENGILLKAVKSPEPLQEVLALVRDFAEHNEAVNLERAKKMLDAALCDSVETVFVFDGDKTLAPMDASEMFWAETPAGVSPVSEALTISGPTQVEYSYKAFRQICLLYEEAAEDVNYEKACRESAKKVKMHQELVDVIKRASSQNHTCVIVITAGNRRIWELVLQSQGLAGIQVIAGNRLKDGYVVSKDVKTSLVQHLRKKNLFVVSFGDSPLDLGLLKEANNAIVVVGPEDVRSKKMKFELQKALDNDDGCFSKIGQLLLGTETPLDCSPLPIINLDESLEVWFCRRVRVIIADEMPAKFLMTPTRDKRFSGKALYNEFSRIGGYLGTHHLTKFIGLEKYEIPHVQGNMTDGYRMSEKSTTIIAVMRAGLPVAIGVWETMPRATFHLSWRVADCQDRILGDQSTIIVADAVINSGGTIAEYVKAIREKNRSARIVVVAGVIQEDAVFDKNGRRAYLSMELGHLDVTIVSLRISANKYRGSGHVDTGNRIFNTPHII